Proteins encoded within one genomic window of Equus przewalskii isolate Varuska chromosome 3, EquPr2, whole genome shotgun sequence:
- the ZFYVE28 gene encoding lateral signaling target protein 2 homolog isoform X4, whose protein sequence is MMNRFRKWLYKPKRSDPQLLAQFYYADEELNQVAAELDSLDGRKDPQRCTLLVSQFRSCQDNVLNIINQIMDVCIPQDRAPRDFCVKFPEEIRHDNLAGQLWFGAECLAAGSIIMNRELESMAMRPLAKELTRSLEDVRGALRDQALRDLNTYTEKMREVLRHFDVLFAEFELSYVSAMVPVKSPREYYVQQEVIVLFCETVERALDFGYLTQDMIDDYEPALMFTIPRLAIVCGLVVYADGPLNLDRKVEDMSELFRPFHTLLRKIRDLLQTLTEEELHTLERNLCISQDVEFPIRADTQVPPPLAPAFPEPLPPEELLSAKAKNPEAELACSMQYDDQELEQLNRMVHRVGDEMSSLLSPPSACQSPAHRPGPEGSPRGESSPGSARLQPGSDEEDGRVFFMDDVEGAAEAPEGPSGWAGSTRADPQEGEQGGERGEAGVSAPTVAEEGDLSNNNNIQDDKMWAVGPNSCSCLDSRPHLDGWEVSVDDAETAEIIAHRTGGMKLSATVIFNPKSPTSLDSAVTTLEAPGNGTSPSEPVAEGPEGGSHKLSAAPTNCLLNSCVCCGGCGGSREDAVESVRDKCSPGSVISASYVGSAKTSAKGPAARLEEAQPALQALPTGAPDPLSSEDAPDRQEPKAPTSNKCLAHTSGPQVDAADGLRGEGDGASGPQEPEAGQQDEGQPPAAREESRHGELAKGEPQAGDSR, encoded by the exons GACAACGTGTTAAACATTATCAACCAGATCATGGATGTGTGCATCCCCCAGGACCGCGCCCCCCGGGATTTCTGTGTCAAGTTCCCTGAGGAGATCCGGCACGACAACCTGGCTGGCCAGCTGTGGTTCGGCGCTGAG TGCCTGGCCGCCGGCTCCATCATCATGAACCGCGAGCTCGAGAGCATGGCCATGCGCCCGCTGGCCAAGGAGCTGACCCGCAGCCTGGAGGACGTGCGGGGCGCCCTGCGTGACCAGGCGCTGCGGGACCTCAACACCTACACGGAGAAGATGAGGGAGGTGCTGAGGCATTTCGACGTCCTGTTTGCCGAGTTCGAGCTGAG CTACGTCTCAGCCATGGTGCCCGTGAAGTCCCCAAGGGAGTACTACGTGCAGCAGGAGGTCATCGTGCTGTTCTGCGAGACGGTGGAGAG GGCCCTGGACTTCGGGTACCTGACCCAGGACATGATTGACGACTACGAGCCAGCCCTCATGTTCACCATCCCCAGGTTGGCCATCGTGTG TGGCCTCGTGGTCTACGCGGATGGACCCTTGAACTTGGACCGCAAGGTGGAAGACATGTCTGAGCTGTTCCGGCCCTTCCATACATTACTGCGAAAAATAAG GGATTTGCTGCAGACCCTGACAGAGGAGGAACTTCACACACTGGAGCGGAACCTCTGCATTTCCCAAGACGTGGAGTTCCCCATCCGGGCAGACACCCAGGTGCCCCCGCCCCTGGCGCCTGCCTTTCCTGAGCCGCTTCCCCCTGAGGAGCTGCTCTCAGCCAAGGCCAAAAACCCGGAGGCGGAGCTGGCCTGCTCCATGCAGTACGATGaccaggagctggagcagctcaACCGCATGGTTCACAGGGTCGGGGACGAGatgtcttccctcctctccccgccCAGCGCCTGCCAGTCCCCCGCGCACAGGCCAGGGCCAGAGGGCAGCCCCCGAGGGGAGTCCTCCCCAGGCAGCGCAAGGCTGCAGCCGGGCAGCGACGAGGAGGACGGAAGAGTGTTCTTCATGGATGACgtggagggggcagcagaggccccGGAGGGCCCGTCTGGGTGGGCGGGCAGCACCCGTGCCGACCcccaggagggagagcagggtggggagagaggagaggcggGGGTCAGCGCTCCCACTGTGGCAGAGGAGGGGGACTTGAGCAATAACAACAACATCCAGGACGACAAAATGTGGGCGGTGGGCCCCAACTCCTGCAGCTGCCTGGACTCCCGGCCGCACCTGGATGGCTGGGAGGTAAGTGTGGACGATGCCGAGACAGCCGAGATCATCGCCCACCGGACAGGGGGCATGAAGCTCTCGGCCACAGTCATCTTCAACCCCAAATCACCCACCTCCTTGGACTCTGCCGTCACCACCCTGGAAGCCCCCGGAAATGGCACCTCCCCATCAGAGCCAGTGGCTGAGGGGCCGGAGGGTGGCTCCCACAAACTCAGTGCCGCGCCCACCAACTGCCTCCTTAACTCCTGCGTGTGCTGCGGGGGCTGTGGAGGCAGCAGGGAGGACGCTGTGGAGAGTGTGCGGGACAAGTGTAGCCCGGGCAGCGTCATCAGTGCCTCCTACGTGGGCTCGGCCAAGACCAGCGCCAAGGGCCCGGCCGCAAGGCTGGAGGAGGCCCAGCCCGCCCTGCAGGCATTGCCCACAGGCGCCCCGGACCCCCTGTCCTCAGAAGACGCCCCCGACAGGCAGGAGCCCAAAGCCCCGACTTCCaacaagtgcctggcacacacctCAGGTCCCCAGGTGGACGCAGCAGACGGGTTGCGGGGAGAAGGCGACGGCGCAAGTGGGCCACAGGAGCCTGAGGCCGGACAGCAGGACGAGGGGCAACCCCCGGCGGCCAGGGAGGAGAGTCGGCACGGAGAGCTGGCCAAGGGGGAGCCTCAGGCAGGCGACTCCAG GTGA